From Paenibacillus graminis, a single genomic window includes:
- a CDS encoding DUF4097 family beta strand repeat-containing protein codes for MTKYIRRTWLILIPAAFVMLILAGCGDKSVEKTASFEGSKVQQIEVKTDGQSIQVSRSKDSDVKLRMKTEGELPAVLEEGVLTVGAEPASGFIHLKNETIYLELPEQSYESIRLATASGNITFEDGQGEQIVLDADSGNITVSGFAGEIDAATQSGTIHSEVQASSEVQTDGGGQSLKGKVGAESAETSTLSVHSASGNITLEN; via the coding sequence ATGACAAAATATATCCGCCGTACATGGCTTATCCTCATCCCGGCAGCGTTCGTTATGCTCATACTTGCGGGCTGTGGGGACAAGTCCGTAGAGAAAACAGCTTCATTCGAAGGATCAAAAGTGCAGCAGATTGAGGTGAAAACGGACGGACAATCCATTCAGGTGAGCCGTTCCAAAGATTCGGATGTGAAGCTCCGTATGAAGACGGAAGGTGAGCTGCCGGCGGTGCTGGAGGAGGGTGTGCTTACTGTCGGCGCTGAACCGGCGTCCGGCTTCATCCATTTAAAGAATGAGACCATTTATTTGGAGCTGCCGGAACAAAGCTACGAGTCCATCCGTCTGGCTACAGCTTCCGGCAATATTACCTTTGAGGACGGCCAGGGGGAGCAAATCGTGCTGGACGCCGACTCAGGCAACATCACCGTCTCCGGCTTTGCGGGGGAGATCGATGCAGCCACACAATCGGGCACCATTCACTCGGAGGTCCAGGCGTCCTCAGAGGTACAGACAGACGGTGGCGGCCAGAGTCTGAAGGGGAAGGTGGGTGCAGAGAGTGCGGAGACTTCTACACTGAGTGTGCATTCAGCTTCAGGTAATATAACTTTGGAGAATTAG
- a CDS encoding ABC transporter ATP-binding protein yields the protein MELQIEQVSKNYGAKHALSGITLKLKPGVTGLLGPNGAGKSTLMRMLATIEKPTHGSITWNGVDIAGKPQVLRKELGYLPQDFGVYPNLTPLEFLEYIAAMKGLSPRYARTRINELLEILNLSNDRKRLLGGFSGGMRQRVGIAQALLNDPSLLIVDEPTVGLDPGERIGFRNLLSSLSGDRIIILSTHIVTDIESIAPSIALMAKGRLVKYAAPENLLQSVEQKVWNCILPAASLPEMQAKYTISSAIQRSDGIHTRIVSDLRPSANATLLPASLEDAYLYTVSSLGVQP from the coding sequence ATGGAATTGCAAATTGAACAGGTATCGAAAAACTATGGTGCAAAGCATGCCCTCAGCGGCATCACCTTGAAGCTCAAACCGGGGGTGACCGGTCTGCTTGGCCCAAATGGTGCCGGGAAATCCACGTTAATGCGGATGCTCGCAACTATAGAGAAGCCAACACATGGGAGCATTACATGGAATGGGGTGGATATTGCCGGGAAACCGCAGGTTTTACGGAAGGAACTGGGATATTTGCCGCAGGATTTCGGTGTATATCCGAATCTGACCCCGCTTGAATTTCTGGAATACATTGCGGCGATGAAGGGACTGTCCCCCCGGTACGCGCGGACCCGGATCAACGAGCTGCTGGAAATTTTAAATCTTTCGAATGACCGGAAGCGGCTGCTCGGCGGTTTCTCGGGCGGCATGAGACAGCGGGTGGGTATTGCCCAAGCCCTGCTTAATGATCCGTCGCTGCTTATTGTCGACGAACCCACGGTCGGCCTGGACCCCGGAGAAAGAATCGGTTTCCGGAATTTATTATCCAGCTTGTCCGGGGACAGAATCATTATTTTATCAACGCATATTGTGACCGACATTGAATCCATTGCCCCCTCCATCGCCCTGATGGCGAAGGGCCGGCTGGTCAAGTATGCGGCACCGGAGAACTTGCTTCAGAGTGTGGAGCAGAAGGTCTGGAACTGCATCCTGCCTGCTGCCTCGCTGCCGGAAATGCAGGCTAAATACACGATCAGCAGCGCCATTCAGCGCAGCGACGGCATCCACACCCGGATCGTTTCCGACCTGCGCCCCAGTGCAAACGCCACCCTGCTGCCCGCTTCACTGGAGGATGCGTACCTGTATACAGTGTCCTCGTTAGGAGTCCAGCCATGA
- a CDS encoding response regulator transcription factor — MLNDHTNAEKILLVDDEKGILTLLEITLKKERYHNISSCTTGEQALFFVKNHTYDLILLDVMLGDVNGFELCREIRKHTDTPIFFITSCASDFDKLTGLGIGGDDYITKPFNPLEVIARIKALFRRQSLTQASSNGNSEGAGNKEYNYGRFILRPADASLIVNGESVECTAKELELLSFFCRNPNRIYTTSQIYELVWGSPGYGDEKTVTIHISKIRKKLDDNPKAPELIINLRGIGYKFVPPVKGA, encoded by the coding sequence TTGCTGAATGACCATACGAACGCAGAGAAAATTTTGCTGGTTGACGATGAGAAGGGAATTTTGACTTTGCTGGAGATTACGTTGAAGAAGGAGCGCTACCATAACATCTCCAGCTGTACAACCGGGGAACAAGCGTTATTTTTCGTAAAAAATCATACCTATGACCTGATCCTGCTGGATGTGATGCTGGGGGATGTCAATGGCTTTGAGCTGTGCCGCGAGATCCGCAAGCATACAGATACGCCTATTTTTTTTATTACGTCGTGCGCAAGCGATTTCGATAAATTGACGGGGCTCGGGATTGGCGGGGACGATTATATCACAAAGCCTTTTAATCCGCTTGAGGTCATTGCCCGGATCAAAGCCTTATTCAGAAGGCAGAGCCTCACCCAAGCCTCGTCTAACGGAAATTCGGAAGGTGCAGGAAACAAAGAATATAATTATGGGCGTTTTATTCTAAGGCCTGCAGACGCCTCATTGATCGTGAATGGAGAGAGTGTGGAATGTACAGCCAAGGAATTGGAGCTGCTGAGCTTCTTTTGCCGGAATCCGAACCGGATCTATACAACCTCGCAAATCTATGAACTGGTGTGGGGCAGCCCGGGATATGGCGACGAGAAAACGGTCACTATCCATATTTCAAAAATCAGAAAAAAACTGGACGACAATCCGAAAGCCCCTGAGCTGATCATTAACCTGAGAGGGATCGGTTACAAATTTGTACCGCCGGTCAAAGGAGCCTGA
- a CDS encoding THUMP domain-containing class I SAM-dependent RNA methyltransferase: MGKLTLIATAPMGLEAVVARELNELGYETTVENGRVLFNGDYIDICRCNLWLRTSDRVLVKMGQFPARTFDELFEGVKAIEWQDWIPENGEFPVEGRSHKSQLTSVPACQGIVKKAIVEKLKLSYRTEWFPENGPRYVVEVILLNDTALITLDTTGPALHKRGYRRQATEAPLKETMAAALIQLSRWNGHRPLYDPCCGSGTLLIEAAMIAWNIAPGLRRSFPSEHWPEIPQRLWEEAREEAFDAVRDDYPLQLTGTDIDPAAIEIAEANAKRAGLAGEITFQAIAAAKARPQGEYGCIITNPPYGERISNDKEVEKLTRQFGEMMLYLPTWSFFAISPYKEFEQYYGRKADKRRKLYNGRIECQYYQYLGPLPPRNPQ, encoded by the coding sequence TTGGGCAAATTAACATTGATCGCCACCGCCCCCATGGGGCTGGAGGCCGTCGTAGCACGTGAATTGAACGAACTGGGTTATGAGACTACGGTCGAAAACGGCCGGGTATTGTTTAATGGAGATTACATCGACATCTGCCGCTGCAATTTATGGCTGCGGACCTCGGACCGGGTGTTGGTCAAAATGGGCCAGTTCCCGGCCCGGACCTTCGATGAGCTGTTCGAAGGTGTCAAAGCCATCGAGTGGCAGGACTGGATTCCCGAAAACGGAGAGTTCCCCGTAGAAGGAAGGTCGCATAAATCCCAGCTTACCAGCGTACCCGCCTGCCAGGGCATTGTCAAGAAAGCCATTGTCGAAAAGCTGAAGCTTTCATACCGTACCGAATGGTTCCCGGAGAACGGCCCGCGGTATGTGGTGGAAGTAATTCTTCTGAATGATACCGCTTTGATTACGCTGGATACCACCGGTCCCGCGCTGCACAAACGCGGCTACCGCCGCCAGGCAACGGAAGCGCCGCTGAAGGAAACGATGGCGGCCGCACTGATCCAGCTCAGCCGCTGGAACGGCCACCGTCCGCTGTACGATCCGTGCTGCGGCTCCGGCACGCTGCTGATCGAAGCGGCGATGATCGCCTGGAACATTGCGCCGGGCCTGCGGCGCTCGTTCCCGTCCGAGCATTGGCCTGAAATCCCGCAGCGCCTCTGGGAAGAAGCCCGCGAGGAAGCCTTCGATGCTGTGCGCGACGACTACCCGCTGCAGCTCACCGGCACGGACATCGATCCCGCCGCGATTGAAATCGCCGAAGCCAATGCCAAGAGAGCCGGGCTGGCCGGGGAGATTACCTTTCAGGCCATCGCTGCTGCCAAAGCCAGACCTCAAGGCGAGTACGGCTGCATCATTACTAATCCCCCGTATGGGGAGCGCATCAGCAATGACAAGGAAGTGGAGAAGCTTACCCGCCAATTCGGTGAAATGATGCTGTATCTGCCGACCTGGTCCTTTTTCGCCATCAGCCCGTATAAGGAATTCGAGCAGTACTACGGACGCAAGGCGGACAAGCGGCGCAAGCTCTACAATGGACGGATCGAGTGCCAGTATTATCAATACCTCGGCCCCCTGCCGCCGCGTAATCCGCAATAA